Genomic window (Takifugu rubripes chromosome 1, fTakRub1.2, whole genome shotgun sequence):
GCAGACTGGAGCTGGATGAAGGATTTTTAGAAATGTTTGGACCTTTTGCCCTTGTGAACTATTTCCTCTCCATTCTCCCCTTTTTCCAACTCCAGCCGCCCTCTCTTGACAAAAAGATCTATCCTGGACTGGAGACTCTCACAGCGCGGACGCTCCAGCAGCGGCCGGTAGGTTCTCTGCCTGGTGCCTTCAATGAGCCAACAGTGGTCAGATGAAGCTCCACCTGCAGATGGGAAGAGGTCAAATACTTGTTTAAATGTGCAACTAGCATGGAGGACACACTACAACAACCATTCCTGTCTGCACATTCTTAATGAATATcccacctgtgttctccagacCCTTGATCATTCCATGGAGGACGTGGGTCCGGACTGCACTTTGGGTCCAGTGATGCTGTAACGTAGACAGCACGTGGTTCACTTCATCATTGCTCTGCTGCCAGTCCAAACCTTCGAAATGACAGTCATGCAGCACCAGTGGGTAGTCAACTGCCATGCTGGGGACAGGAAGAAACAATGTAAGATTCCTCATACAAGTGGTGTATCCAAGTAAACATGCATATGGATTTACCTGTACTGAGGCTTTCTGGGGTTACTCTGAACATCCAGCAGCTGATTAATTATCTCTGGTGCTTCTAGCTCCTGTCCTATTAGGAGTAGCAGTGCCATCATGCATCGCACCTGTGGTACCACAGTAAACACAAatataattaattaaataagtTAAACCATAAAAACTACTTGTGGGCCTCAGATACGGTAAGaccaaataaaaacatgcaatTACACACTAATGTCAGATCTCCTAATACCTGGTGGTAAAGGAAGGCCAATCCCTTGACCTCAAATATGAAGATGTCATACTGGTCTGTGCTGGAAGCATGGATAGGGTTCACAGGCCTGACTGATGCTGATAAAATAGTCCTTTCAAATTGTAACACTCCGTTGCCCACATCCATTTTGCACAGGTTTCTGAAGTCATGCTTGCCCTCGTATCTGTTGGGTAAGGAGTTTCTCCATTTAGCTTCACGTGGTTATGTCAGTTTCTTTAACTTTGTGCTTTCCCCCACCTTTTTGCAGCATCTGCCATCAACTCCAAATTTAGAGCTCCTCTGGGGAAGTAGTATCGGTACGTGCGGGACTGACAATCAAAGCGTGCGCTGAAGCCCTCTTCTGCAGGTGCCCAGTCCAAGATCCGGATGTCTTGTGGCAGGACTCTGTTCAGCATCTTCACATAAGGAAGCTCAGAGACAGCCGCTTTAGTTTTTGCACCAGCGTCAACCGTTTCAGGGAGTCTGACTCCAAGTCCGCCACAAAACTGTGTTGAGCGCAGATCTATAGTAATGACCTGTAGAAAACACAACTTCACTTAAATACACCCAATTACAGGAAAGGGTAAATAGAGGCGAGTAGAGACTCAACAATGAACCTCAGTGAAGTTACCTGAGAAAAAGCACTGACTCCTTTATCAGTGCGACCACACCGGTGATAGTTGGATGTCTGTCGATCCTGAATAAGACATGTCTTCTGTAAGGCTTCAAAGAGTCTGGCTTCCACTGTGTGGCCTGTGTTCTCCTGGACAGCAAAACCCTGGTAGGACCATCCCAGATAAGCCAGCCGCAGAGCCACATGGCGCCGAGGGTGGGCGGAAAAATCTAAAGGacgttttcctgcttttttccgCCTTGTACTGACGTTATCGTTTGGTGTGCATTGACTTTCACAAGGACTGGGAGATAAATCGGATAGTAGTGCTGCATCACTGCTGCCCTCCTTCAACTGGGACTTGAgtttctccagctctgcctccaaTTCCTTCACTCGCTGCATTAAATCCTTGGACATGCTGCACTGTAAACACAGAACGTAGCTTGTTTTCTGGAAAGCAACAACGTATTTGCTAAATAAGCGCACTTAAAACACATGTCTACTTGTTATTCTTTTAAATCTATTGCTATTTTAATTGTGGGGCGACACAACATTGCGATGACAATCCAGACATTGCCATGAACTAAAGCACATTTCTCGTCCTGACGAAAGGCTGTACAGCCTGATTTGAGCATTAAATGTTGCGCTTCGATAAACTACGCCAGTGGACGTGTAATAATACCACACTAATACAGCTAATTTACCTGATTTTGCACTTAAAGAGTAAATCAAGCGTTCCTTGTTGCTGAGGACACGGAACTATTAGAGAAGTGGACACGgtgttgggggcggagccttTGTGCCGCGTGTCGAAGCCAATAACACTTGTTTTCCGGGTCTGACAAGAACGCTACTGCGCATCTTTGTAGCCATCTAGGGGCGATATCTTTTCCGataacccagtccagttgacagagaaaactaccttggatacaatgacctggatgactgagaatttacacagacattttccGATAAGCGCGGCAAACGACCGCTCGGGCTCTCTCGGGTTCATTCGATAGTTTCCGTGGTCCTGGCTGCGCGTTTATGAGCCTGCTCACGCGCTCATTGTGGCCGAGCCGCTGGAAAGAGGCTATGACTGGAGGTGGCGTTTGATTAATTTATAAATATAacaatttaacaaaaaaaacaacacaattacTAATATCAAACAGCGATGTGTTCCACTTAGAGGTGTTAATGTGTGAAATAGCTCTGATTATGAATTAAAACTAAATAAACTTTTATACAATGCGACAATTAGAATTTGGTCTTCTTTTGAAAACAAATGTTCCTGTGTTGAGATATTTATCAATCTGAgaaaaaatgttaaattaaGCGTCTAATTGCAAAAATTGACGCACAGTTACACTGATTTAATCTCGCCTCCCTAATATTGAAGATGGATGAATTAAAGATAAAATCCACTTCTCAACCAGCCAGTTGGTTTGCTTTGAGTGACTATCGTAATTCTGGTTGATTACGAAATGACAGATAAGTGACCAAACAGTAATTATAGCAACAATAATTGTCTGGTCAAAGGTACATTTTGTTCCCCTTTGTACATCTCAACTTTTTTTGCATTGAGAATGTCAAAAGTCAAAATGCCCTCTTGTATTGTCTATAAAAGTGTGAATCGAAGAAATTGGTCAATCCAGTGTTTGTCTATTTTGGTGTGTGAAAATATGTCTATTGGACTCTTATgtaatatgtaaattattttaaaaatatatattactaTTATATTAGCTGGCTGAATACAATGCTTGTGAGTTAAAGCAAATGACTTAAGTCGTTAACATttgtaacatgtatttataATAGCACATCGTCGTGAGCCTCGAGCTACGACCGGAAACACGTGCAGGCAGACCgggtctcattcctctgatccGCGTCCACAATGTcgaaaatgttttaaataaggGTGATTAAAAAGTCTTTAGAAGTACTTTTACTGTATTTGCTGTTGTCTTTTTCACTATGTTGACCAATGGAAAAGTTTTTTCGGCCCAATGGGAGCATGTGACTGGCGTCATCTTTACAttacctctcagggatagattagatcacatgatcactctagatggtatctcattaacatctagtctctctgtgaggaatctaggagcaACTTTTGactaaaatctctccttcaactcacacattaaaacagtctctagaagtgcgttttttcacctgaggaacatcacaaagatcaggaaactactgacgcagcatgatgctgaaaagttaattcatgcttttgttacttccaggctggactattgtaattctttattatcagggtgtccaaacaactctttaagaagccttcaaaaatgcaaaatgctgcagccagagttctgacaggtattgacaaaagagatcacattactcctgtactgtcatctcttcattggctgcccgttaaatttagaataatttttaaaacccttcttttgacctacaaggtcctcagaggcctagctccatcctacctggaggagctagtgataccgtatcagcccaatagaccgctccgctctcagaatgctggtctacttgtggttcccagagtttctaggagtagaatggggggccgagcatttagctaccaggcccccctgctatggaaccaggtccctgtccaggtacggtaGGCTGACTCCGTCTCttcttttaagatcagacttaaaacctacctttttgaaaaagcttattgttactaattctgtagttccagttactatcatagacagacaaattatcatagctgccggggtccagaaacatgatcacctgacaggcctctgtcaccccactgggtcatgctctgctctgctctgctctcctctcctctcctggtcctgctcaaggcttcttcctgttaaaggggagtttttccttgccactgttgtttgtctggggttaggccctgggattctggaaagcgccttgaaacaattttgattgtaaaagacgctatataaataaagattgattgactgagTACCGCTGTTTGGCCAGATTCCGTTTGCTTCAAAATCCACTGCTTAAGTGCACGTTTACTGACGACGGAAGTCGGACCGATATTAATAACGGATGCGTTTCCCTTTTGagggattgtgggaaatgtagtttagGGGTGAAGGCGCCAACGTTAATAcaaatctgttccattttgGGGCATAcgaaaataaaacaacagtaCGGCTGGCTTAAgatatgttttcttttttaaatgcgcgatcatctatttatttttttccatgcaAGGAGAATATCaaagtatgttttttttattcttgacTATAATTTACGTGTCAGCAAGCATTGCGAGAAATGTATGATAATAGTTACCAGTTCTAACCACAACTATCAACTCATTCGGGAACACAGTCTTCCGTATATGCGCTTGCAACAATGGGAAATGATCCTGCTTGCACATCTGTAACTGATAAAGCTCtttgaaacatttcaaaaatattttatgTCACTCTTAGATTGTCTTAAGTCTGTGTTTTGACCTGAGTGAACAACCACTATAGTTGTTTTGATGCCATTGTTCATAAAAGTATATTTAATTTCCGTTCATTATCGTCTGAGTTAACTGCGAGTAATATTACGGCTGTTTCTAAGAAATTACCCATTTAGATAATGTGAACCATATGAAATATAACCGAaacccatttactgtttcatgccttcagtttttagctccagtgtctcctcatggtgtttcctcatgggggcctgccaggctaggagatgtttccggtctaccgctgggggtgctgtcccattgtcgaccctggcctgggtggttagggggctctgtgctttggtgtggagcctccggtctgtccgggtcgggctggtctttgtggcggtaccgcctgtggtcacggaccgtgacccccctcggcctggtgggcctccaaaggtggc
Coding sequences:
- the pus3 gene encoding tRNA pseudouridine(38/39) synthase, which gives rise to MSKDLMQRVKELEAELEKLKSQLKEGSSDAALLSDLSPSPCESQCTPNDNVSTRRKKAGKRPLDFSAHPRRHVALRLAYLGWSYQGFAVQENTGHTVEARLFEALQKTCLIQDRQTSNYHRCGRTDKGVSAFSQVITIDLRSTQFCGGLGVRLPETVDAGAKTKAAVSELPYVKMLNRVLPQDIRILDWAPAEEGFSARFDCQSRTYRYYFPRGALNLELMADAAKRYEGKHDFRNLCKMDVGNGVLQFERTILSASVRPVNPIHASSTDQYDIFIFEVKGLAFLYHQVRCMMALLLLIGQELEAPEIINQLLDVQSNPRKPQYSMAVDYPLVLHDCHFEGLDWQQSNDEVNHVLSTLQHHWTQSAVRTHVLHGMIKGLENTGGASSDHCWLIEGTRQRTYRPLLERPRCESLQSRIDLFVKRGRLELEKGENGEEIVHKGKRSKHF